A window of the Rhizobium brockwellii genome harbors these coding sequences:
- a CDS encoding AIPR family protein, with protein MSLEEFHRNFRSDLQTIISERVEAGEGPFPSEELVFAEMVMDHVAETGICETPTVCHWSGMIGNAKLRITGYALSSDETALDLFVTHYFGSEELTELKDADATATASEGVRFLIRAATGNLETRIDPTHPVRDLVATIRSRWGGLDRLRVFVITDGRTKTKRFSNKEVQQKMVAVEAMDIERLFRHTEGKPRDELAVSFVQSMGHPLPCVHVPDPDADYEYALTAIPGQLIRDLYLRFGSRLLEANVRTFLGTKKPTNKGIIETLKTEPEHFLAFNNGLVLVCDEAAFERTSEGNLGLSFIKGLQIVNGGQTTSTLYFASRDDRTIDLSHVMVPAKIIILKGAEDDARERLISNVSRYANSQNAVKLSDLSANRPFHVQLEKLANETWCPDGATRWFYERAAGAYNVMLLREGTTQARRRKLKEMISPKRKLTKNDLAKYHEAWRGKPNQVAMAGEKNFKAFMDALDEEPAIVPNPLDSRWYRLMISKVILFKEIESMIKTKEAKEVFRQGWVNIATYVVSIVSDRIGERLDLEQIWMKQGISAGMRDLLWDWAVVVNSEFNRIAPGQQFSEVAKRADTWAKVKVADYPTPPRDIAELKPT; from the coding sequence ATGAGCCTTGAAGAATTTCATCGCAACTTCCGTTCCGATCTTCAGACAATCATCTCCGAGCGCGTCGAGGCTGGTGAGGGTCCGTTCCCTTCGGAAGAGCTCGTTTTTGCGGAAATGGTCATGGACCATGTTGCCGAGACCGGGATCTGCGAGACTCCGACGGTCTGCCACTGGAGCGGCATGATCGGTAACGCAAAGTTGCGTATCACCGGTTATGCCCTCAGTTCCGACGAAACGGCGCTGGACCTGTTTGTCACCCACTATTTCGGCTCCGAAGAGCTGACCGAGCTCAAGGATGCAGATGCAACTGCGACAGCGAGTGAGGGCGTACGCTTTCTCATCAGGGCGGCTACTGGGAACCTGGAAACCAGGATTGATCCGACCCATCCCGTCCGAGACCTTGTCGCAACGATCCGCTCCCGCTGGGGCGGGTTAGACCGGCTTCGCGTGTTCGTGATCACGGATGGGCGCACAAAGACCAAGAGATTCTCGAACAAGGAAGTGCAGCAAAAGATGGTGGCTGTCGAAGCCATGGACATCGAACGTCTCTTTCGCCACACCGAAGGCAAGCCAAGAGACGAACTGGCTGTCAGCTTTGTCCAGTCGATGGGCCACCCACTGCCATGCGTCCACGTTCCAGACCCTGACGCTGACTATGAATACGCCCTGACCGCTATTCCTGGGCAGCTGATCCGCGATCTTTATCTCCGCTTCGGAAGTCGACTTCTCGAAGCCAACGTTCGGACCTTTCTCGGCACAAAGAAGCCAACCAATAAAGGCATCATCGAAACCCTGAAGACAGAGCCCGAGCACTTTCTTGCGTTCAATAATGGTCTTGTCCTGGTCTGCGACGAAGCGGCATTTGAGCGAACCAGCGAAGGCAATCTGGGCCTTTCCTTCATCAAGGGCCTCCAGATCGTCAACGGCGGTCAGACCACCTCTACTCTTTACTTCGCCTCGAGGGATGATCGCACCATCGATCTGAGCCATGTCATGGTGCCTGCAAAGATCATCATCCTGAAGGGGGCGGAGGACGACGCACGCGAACGCCTGATCAGCAACGTCTCCCGCTACGCAAACAGCCAGAATGCTGTGAAATTGTCCGACCTGTCGGCGAACCGCCCATTCCATGTCCAGTTGGAGAAGCTTGCGAATGAAACCTGGTGCCCTGACGGTGCCACGCGGTGGTTCTACGAGCGGGCTGCAGGTGCCTACAACGTCATGCTGCTGAGAGAAGGCACCACCCAAGCGAGGCGTCGCAAGCTGAAAGAAATGATCTCACCAAAGCGAAAGCTTACAAAGAACGACCTTGCGAAGTACCACGAAGCGTGGCGCGGCAAGCCCAATCAAGTGGCAATGGCGGGCGAAAAGAACTTCAAGGCGTTCATGGATGCGCTCGACGAGGAGCCCGCTATTGTCCCGAATCCGCTAGACTCGCGATGGTACCGGTTGATGATCTCCAAAGTCATCCTTTTCAAGGAGATCGAGAGCATGATCAAGACGAAGGAGGCGAAGGAGGTCTTCCGTCAGGGATGGGTGAACATCGCCACCTATGTCGTCTCGATAGTGTCGGATCGCATTGGGGAAAGGCTCGACCTCGAACAGATCTGGATGAAGCAGGGAATTTCTGCAGGAATGCGCGACCTGCTCTGGGACTGGGCAGTCGTCGTAAATTCCGAGTTCAATCGGATCGCCCCCGGGCAGCAGTTTTCGGAGGTAGCCAAGCGCGCAGATACATGGGCGAAGGTGAAAGTTGCTGATTACCCCACCCCTCCCCGAGATATCGCCGAACTCAAGCCGACTTGA
- a CDS encoding DUF1499 domain-containing protein yields the protein MAIRFDRPVSNAARFSRLLAAFSLVLALAVMIAHRFGGLATPYLVLLLIAAAGGALLSVMLAAVGLRSLWMTGAEGGLAALAALIFAAFPLGLGAYATERYMTRPDIYDVSTDPVSAPDWLSPPHSDQIWLKRNVLVTPEDREKQLAAYPELTGRRYEGALDRVLEAVRKVAKMSGITITKSSGDTEPDRDAEDRPVKPPAPGDDAVADAPDIVPVPTPRPYDDDVAKLIRGVNGVTLQGTTRTLILGLRFDIIIRLREEAETTFVDIRVASRYGQHDLGFSAEIAGDYLKALDAELLGIAGG from the coding sequence ATGGCCATCCGCTTCGACCGCCCCGTTTCCAACGCCGCCCGCTTTTCGCGGCTGCTCGCGGCGTTTTCCCTGGTGCTGGCGCTGGCTGTGATGATCGCCCATCGCTTCGGCGGGCTGGCCACACCCTATCTGGTGCTGCTGCTGATTGCCGCCGCCGGCGGCGCGCTGCTTTCCGTCATGCTCGCCGCAGTCGGGCTGCGCAGCCTCTGGATGACGGGGGCCGAGGGCGGGCTGGCGGCGCTGGCGGCGCTGATCTTTGCCGCCTTTCCGCTCGGCCTCGGCGCCTATGCCACCGAGCGTTACATGACGCGGCCCGATATCTACGACGTCTCCACCGATCCGGTCTCCGCACCCGACTGGCTTTCGCCGCCGCACTCCGACCAGATCTGGCTGAAACGAAACGTGCTGGTGACGCCGGAGGATCGTGAAAAACAGCTCGCCGCCTATCCCGAACTCACAGGCCGGCGCTATGAGGGCGCGCTCGACCGCGTGCTCGAAGCAGTGCGCAAGGTCGCCAAGATGAGCGGCATCACAATCACGAAAAGCAGTGGCGACACCGAGCCCGACCGCGATGCCGAGGACAGACCGGTCAAGCCGCCGGCGCCGGGCGACGATGCGGTGGCCGATGCGCCCGATATCGTCCCCGTGCCGACGCCGCGCCCTTACGACGACGACGTCGCCAAGCTGATCCGCGGTGTCAACGGCGTGACGCTGCAGGGCACCACCCGCACGCTGATCCTCGGCCTGCGCTTCGATATCATCATTCGGCTGCGCGAAGAGGCCGAAACCACCTTCGTCGACATCCGCGTCGCCTCCCGCTACGGCCAACACGACCTCGGCTTCAGCGCCGAAATCGCCGGCGATTATTTGAAGGCGCTGGATGCCGAGCTGCTGGGGATTGCGGGTGGGTGA
- a CDS encoding MBL fold metallo-hydrolase: protein MDSPAFDLAFEPAYGQAVPVVSGVERVTVNNPGPFTFFGTNSYIVGSSSVAVIDPGPEDEAHFQALMAALGGRAVTHIFVSHTHRDHSPLARRLQAATGAVTVGQGPHRPARPLRDGEVNPFSESSDISFVPDITIDDGETLSGDGWALSAVLTPGHTANHAAFALEGGDILFSGDHVMAWSTSIVAPPDGSMADYMTSLDRLIEREDRLLLPGHGGPVTEPSTFLRALKAHRLTREQAVLTRVQAGDRRIAEMVKVIYRDTDPKLHGAAALSVLAHIEDLLERGEIAADGPPSLAALYRPAA, encoded by the coding sequence ATGGACAGTCCCGCTTTCGACCTCGCTTTCGAGCCGGCCTATGGGCAGGCCGTGCCGGTTGTTTCAGGTGTCGAGCGGGTTACAGTGAACAATCCCGGGCCTTTCACTTTTTTCGGCACCAACAGCTATATCGTCGGCTCTTCCTCGGTCGCGGTCATCGATCCCGGGCCCGAGGATGAGGCGCATTTTCAAGCGCTGATGGCAGCGCTTGGCGGCCGCGCGGTGACGCATATCTTTGTCAGCCACACGCATCGCGACCACTCGCCGCTGGCCAGGCGCTTACAGGCGGCAACGGGGGCGGTGACGGTGGGGCAAGGGCCGCATCGGCCGGCGCGGCCGCTCAGGGATGGCGAGGTCAATCCCTTTTCCGAAAGCTCGGATATATCATTCGTGCCCGACATAACGATCGACGATGGCGAGACCCTGTCGGGCGATGGCTGGGCGCTGAGCGCGGTGCTGACGCCGGGGCACACGGCCAATCATGCCGCCTTTGCGCTGGAGGGTGGGGACATCCTGTTCTCAGGCGATCATGTCATGGCCTGGTCGACCTCGATCGTCGCGCCGCCGGATGGTTCGATGGCGGATTACATGACCTCGCTCGACCGGCTGATTGAGCGCGAGGACCGGCTGCTGCTGCCCGGTCATGGCGGGCCGGTGACGGAACCCTCGACTTTCCTCCGGGCGCTGAAGGCGCATCGGCTGACGCGCGAGCAGGCGGTGCTCACGCGTGTCCAGGCGGGCGACCGGCGGATTGCCGAGATGGTCAAGGTGATCTATCGCGATACCGATCCGAAGCTGCATGGGGCGGCAGCCCTTTCCGTGCTCGCCCATATCGAGGATCTTCTGGAGCGCGGCGAGATCGCGGCGGATGGGCCGCCTTCGCTTGCCGCCCTCTACCGGCCGGCGGCGTGA
- a CDS encoding thiol-disulfide oxidoreductase DCC family protein — protein MTMRAQADYSYGDDADVPAFADDRPLIIFDGECVFCSGWVKFALKHDKQQRYRFLAAQTPLGEALYRHYGLHARDYESNILIENGRAFFKSDGSIRMVAGLGFPYSLVKIFRLLPRRAADALYEFIARNRLKIAGRQSCMVPTPQQRSRFIT, from the coding sequence ATGACGATGCGGGCTCAAGCCGATTACAGCTATGGCGACGATGCCGACGTGCCCGCCTTTGCCGATGACCGGCCGTTGATCATCTTCGATGGCGAATGCGTGTTCTGCTCCGGCTGGGTGAAATTCGCGCTGAAACATGACAAGCAGCAGCGATACCGCTTCCTCGCCGCGCAGACGCCGCTCGGCGAAGCGCTCTACCGGCATTATGGGCTGCATGCGCGCGACTACGAGAGCAATATCCTCATCGAAAACGGCCGCGCCTTCTTCAAATCCGACGGCTCGATCCGCATGGTGGCGGGCCTCGGCTTTCCCTATTCGCTGGTCAAGATTTTCCGGCTGCTGCCGCGGCGGGCGGCCGATGCGCTCTATGAATTCATCGCCCGCAACCGACTGAAGATTGCCGGGCGGCAAAGCTGCATGGTGCCGACGCCGCAGCAGCGCAGCCGTTTCATCACATGA
- the ppdK gene encoding pyruvate, phosphate dikinase → MTKWVYRFGDGQAEGRARDHEILGGKGANLAEMCALGLPVPPGLTIVSDACNTYYKNGRHIEDAVKAEVRAGISAIEAVTGRHFGSVSQPLLLSVRSGARVSMPGMMDTVLNLGLNDETVQALGHDAGDARFAWDSYRRFIQMYADVVMGLGNDAFEEILEDEKAKLGHEFDTELSASEWQHIVSLYKKLIEEELEQEFPQDPEVQLWGAVGAVFSSWMSARAVTYRQLHNIPEGWGTAINIQAMVFGNLGNSSATGVAFTRNPSTGESALYGEFLVNAQGEDVVAGIRTPQSITEEGRISSGSEKPSMEKLMPEAFRELCRICTELEIHYRDMQDIEFTIERGKLWMLQTRSGKRSTRAAMKIAVDMVDEGVITEDEAVLRIEPSSLDQLLHPTIDPRVTRQVIGTGLPASPGAATGAIVFTAEEAVEAEAEGRKVILLRVETSPEDIHGMHAAEGILTTRGGMTSHAAVVARGMGIPCVVGAGTMRIDVRNERLLGVGVTLKKGDIITIDGSAGQVLKGEVPMIQPALSGDFGRIMGWADRARRMTVRTNADTPADALAARSFGAEGIGLCRTEHMFFEGERIHVMREMILAVDEKGRRVALDKLLPMQRLDFTGLFTVMHGLPVTIRLLDPPLHEFLPKTDDEVAEVAFAMGMEASVLRQRVDALHEFNPMLGHRGCRLAISYPEIVEMQARAIFEAAVAAAKETGAAVVPEIMVPLVGLRTELDYVKAHIDAVAGDVMNEAGMKIDYLVGTMIELPRAALRAHVIAEAAEFFSFGTNDLTQTTFGISRDDASAFIPTYQRKGIIEHDPFISLDFDGVGELISIAAERGRRTRNDMKLGICGEHGGDPASIRFCETIGLDYVSCSPFRVPIARLAAAQAVIAGNLEIRRGPKDLRATV, encoded by the coding sequence ATGACCAAGTGGGTCTATAGGTTCGGCGACGGGCAGGCTGAGGGCCGGGCGCGCGATCACGAGATTCTGGGCGGCAAGGGCGCCAATCTGGCGGAAATGTGCGCGCTCGGACTGCCGGTGCCGCCGGGGCTGACGATCGTCAGCGATGCCTGCAACACCTATTACAAGAACGGCCGCCATATCGAGGATGCGGTGAAGGCTGAGGTGCGCGCCGGCATATCGGCGATCGAAGCGGTCACCGGCCGTCACTTCGGCTCCGTCAGCCAGCCGCTGCTGCTCTCGGTGCGCTCCGGCGCCCGCGTTTCGATGCCGGGCATGATGGACACCGTGCTCAATCTCGGCCTCAACGACGAGACGGTGCAGGCGCTCGGCCATGATGCCGGCGACGCGCGTTTTGCCTGGGACAGCTACCGCCGCTTCATCCAGATGTATGCCGATGTCGTCATGGGTCTCGGCAACGACGCCTTCGAGGAGATCCTGGAAGACGAGAAGGCCAAGCTCGGCCATGAATTCGATACCGAACTCAGCGCCTCGGAATGGCAGCACATCGTCTCGCTCTACAAGAAGCTGATCGAGGAGGAGCTGGAGCAGGAATTCCCGCAGGATCCCGAAGTCCAGCTCTGGGGCGCGGTCGGCGCCGTCTTTTCCAGCTGGATGAGCGCGCGCGCCGTCACCTACCGCCAGCTCCACAATATTCCGGAAGGCTGGGGCACGGCGATCAACATCCAGGCGATGGTCTTCGGCAATCTCGGCAACAGTTCGGCCACCGGCGTTGCTTTCACCCGCAACCCTTCGACCGGCGAGAGCGCGCTTTACGGCGAATTCCTGGTCAATGCCCAGGGCGAGGATGTGGTGGCCGGCATCCGCACGCCGCAAAGCATCACCGAGGAGGGGCGGATTTCCTCCGGCTCCGAAAAACCCTCGATGGAAAAGCTGATGCCGGAGGCGTTTCGCGAGCTCTGCCGCATCTGCACCGAGCTCGAGATCCACTACCGCGACATGCAGGATATCGAATTCACCATCGAGCGCGGCAAGCTCTGGATGCTGCAGACCCGTTCGGGCAAGCGCTCGACCCGGGCGGCAATGAAGATCGCCGTCGACATGGTCGACGAGGGCGTGATCACCGAGGACGAGGCGGTGCTGCGCATCGAGCCTTCGAGCCTCGACCAGCTCTTGCATCCGACGATCGATCCGCGCGTCACCCGCCAGGTGATCGGCACCGGGCTGCCGGCTTCGCCCGGCGCTGCCACCGGCGCCATCGTCTTCACCGCCGAAGAGGCGGTCGAGGCGGAAGCCGAAGGCCGCAAGGTCATTCTGCTGAGAGTCGAGACCAGCCCCGAGGATATTCACGGCATGCATGCCGCCGAAGGCATTCTGACGACCCGCGGCGGCATGACCAGCCATGCAGCAGTCGTTGCCCGCGGCATGGGCATCCCCTGCGTCGTTGGTGCCGGCACCATGCGCATCGACGTGCGCAACGAGCGGCTGCTCGGCGTCGGCGTCACGCTGAAGAAGGGCGATATCATCACCATCGACGGCTCGGCCGGCCAGGTGCTGAAGGGCGAGGTGCCGATGATCCAGCCGGCGCTGTCGGGCGATTTCGGCCGCATCATGGGCTGGGCCGACCGCGCCCGGCGCATGACGGTGCGCACCAATGCCGATACGCCGGCCGATGCGCTGGCCGCCCGCTCCTTCGGCGCCGAAGGCATCGGCCTTTGCCGCACCGAACACATGTTCTTCGAGGGCGAGCGCATCCATGTGATGCGCGAGATGATCCTTGCCGTCGATGAGAAGGGCAGGCGCGTGGCGCTCGACAAGTTGCTGCCGATGCAGCGGCTGGATTTCACCGGCCTCTTCACCGTCATGCACGGCCTGCCGGTAACGATCCGTCTGCTCGATCCGCCGCTGCACGAATTCCTGCCGAAGACCGATGACGAGGTCGCCGAGGTCGCCTTCGCCATGGGCATGGAAGCATCCGTGCTTCGCCAGCGCGTCGATGCACTGCACGAGTTCAACCCGATGCTCGGCCATCGCGGCTGCCGGCTGGCGATCTCCTATCCCGAAATCGTCGAAATGCAGGCCCGCGCCATCTTCGAGGCGGCGGTCGCCGCAGCGAAGGAGACCGGCGCTGCCGTCGTACCGGAGATTATGGTGCCGCTCGTTGGCCTCCGCACCGAGCTCGATTACGTCAAGGCGCACATCGATGCCGTCGCCGGCGATGTGATGAACGAAGCCGGCATGAAGATCGATTATCTCGTCGGTACGATGATCGAGCTGCCGCGCGCGGCGCTTCGCGCCCATGTGATTGCCGAAGCCGCCGAATTTTTCTCCTTCGGCACAAACGACCTGACGCAGACGACCTTCGGTATTTCGCGCGACGACGCCTCGGCCTTCATCCCCACCTATCAGCGCAAGGGCATCATCGAGCACGATCCCTTCATCTCGCTCGATTTCGACGGTGTCGGCGAATTGATCAGCATCGCCGCCGAGCGCGGCAGGCGCACCCGCAACGACATGAAGCTCGGCATCTGCGGCGAACATGGCGGCGACCCGGCCTCGATCCGCTTCTGCGAAACGATCGGCCTCGATTACGTCTCCTGCTCGCCCTTCCGCGTGCCGATCGCCAGGTTGGCGGCGGCGCAGGCGGTGATTGCAGGCAATCTGGAGATCAGGCGCGGTCCGAAAGACCTGCGGGCAACCGTGTAG
- a CDS encoding very short patch repair endonuclease translates to MTDIVDKQTRSRMMAGIRGKDTQPEMALRRALHVRGFRFRLHSKNVPGRPDLIFQKYRAVVFVHGCFWHRHTDCRYSTMPATRPEFWQAKFETNVVRDSTVRATLIEAGWRVATVWECALRKPDKIQATAANLSDWLLSNERQIEIGEQDARPY, encoded by the coding sequence ATGACGGATATAGTTGATAAGCAGACGCGATCCCGCATGATGGCGGGGATTAGGGGCAAGGACACACAGCCTGAAATGGCGCTCCGCCGGGCACTTCATGTGCGTGGCTTCCGCTTCCGGCTCCATTCCAAGAACGTTCCCGGGCGACCAGACCTCATATTTCAAAAATACCGGGCAGTTGTTTTCGTCCACGGGTGCTTCTGGCATCGCCACACGGACTGCCGCTACAGCACAATGCCAGCAACGCGCCCGGAGTTCTGGCAGGCGAAATTCGAGACAAATGTGGTACGGGACAGCACTGTTCGCGCCACGCTTATTGAAGCCGGTTGGCGCGTGGCAACGGTCTGGGAATGCGCTCTGCGAAAGCCCGACAAGATCCAGGCAACGGCCGCCAATCTGTCTGACTGGCTTCTGTCGAACGAAAGGCAGATCGAAATCGGTGAACAAGACGCGCGTCCTTACTGA
- a CDS encoding DNA cytosine methyltransferase: MPATFGIIDLFAGPGGLGEGFASLIEDGHMPFRIGMSVEKEASAHRTLTLRAFLREYRARHGGLPDKFINFHAGLILEPDWSAIDAEAWRAAVDEARGLELGTEAAATAIDGAIAQLKRNFDDTILIGGPPCQAYSLVGRARSRGKLGYVPEQDERHYLFREYIRVLDRLRPAVFVMENVKGMLSSTVDSRLVFEMLMEDLSSLGTGHGHLYELRAIRVVDGKASLQAAVQPSDFIVCAEEFGVPQRRHRLIIVGIRSDLARGASSASIDVSGSSRTVAETIGNLPALRSGLSRSQDSEATWRETVVEAGMLLAGIHDGDDDAPLRKAFCELARDLQVIPPLPRMSAVLPPGYGTASDDLLRWLERPELRAIAQHGTREHMASDLGRYMFAAVFGAKRGYSPKAAHFPLALSPDHRNWNSGVFNDRFRVQLASEPSATVTSHISKDGHYFIHPDPSQCRSLTVREAARLQTFPDDYLFLGHRTQQYVQVGNAVPPYLARQIATLVFASVGNEVSAHQVGLSSAISRGGVG; the protein is encoded by the coding sequence TTGCCTGCCACATTCGGAATTATCGATCTTTTTGCCGGTCCGGGCGGACTTGGCGAGGGCTTTGCCTCCCTGATCGAGGATGGACATATGCCTTTCCGGATCGGCATGTCGGTCGAGAAGGAGGCATCGGCGCATCGCACTCTTACCCTACGCGCATTCCTGCGGGAATACCGGGCTCGACACGGTGGCCTGCCCGACAAGTTCATCAACTTCCATGCAGGGCTGATCCTTGAGCCGGACTGGTCTGCGATAGACGCGGAAGCGTGGCGGGCTGCTGTCGACGAGGCGCGGGGTCTGGAGCTCGGCACGGAAGCCGCGGCGACGGCGATCGACGGCGCCATCGCGCAGCTCAAGCGCAACTTTGACGACACGATCCTGATCGGCGGCCCACCCTGTCAGGCGTATTCGCTGGTCGGTCGGGCGCGATCCCGAGGCAAGCTGGGTTACGTGCCGGAGCAGGACGAACGCCACTACCTGTTCCGCGAGTACATCCGTGTGCTCGACCGCCTGCGACCAGCGGTCTTCGTGATGGAAAACGTAAAGGGGATGCTCTCCTCCACCGTCGACAGTCGCCTCGTCTTTGAAATGCTAATGGAGGACCTGTCCTCGCTCGGAACCGGTCATGGCCATCTCTATGAACTACGGGCGATCCGGGTCGTGGACGGCAAAGCCAGCCTGCAGGCTGCGGTGCAGCCATCCGATTTCATTGTATGCGCCGAGGAATTCGGTGTTCCGCAGCGTCGACACAGGCTGATTATTGTCGGCATCCGGTCCGACTTGGCACGAGGCGCCTCGAGCGCTAGCATCGATGTGTCCGGTAGCTCGCGGACTGTGGCGGAGACGATCGGCAACCTGCCTGCGCTTCGCAGCGGTCTCAGCAGAAGCCAAGACAGCGAGGCTACGTGGAGAGAAACGGTGGTCGAAGCCGGGATGCTCCTTGCCGGGATACACGATGGAGACGACGATGCTCCGCTGAGAAAAGCATTCTGCGAGTTGGCGAGAGATTTGCAAGTCATACCGCCGCTGCCGCGAATGTCAGCCGTGTTGCCGCCCGGCTACGGCACTGCCAGCGACGACCTGCTGCGCTGGCTCGAACGGCCGGAGCTGCGCGCCATCGCTCAGCACGGGACCCGCGAACACATGGCGTCGGATCTCGGGCGTTACATGTTCGCAGCGGTGTTCGGAGCGAAACGCGGTTACAGCCCCAAGGCCGCGCATTTCCCGCTCGCGCTCAGCCCGGATCATCGCAACTGGAATAGCGGCGTCTTCAACGACCGTTTTCGTGTCCAGCTCGCCAGCGAGCCGTCTGCCACCGTGACCAGTCACATCTCCAAGGACGGGCACTACTTCATCCATCCCGATCCAAGCCAGTGCCGCAGCCTGACCGTTCGTGAGGCAGCGCGGCTGCAGACCTTCCCTGACGACTACTTGTTCCTTGGTCACCGCACGCAGCAGTATGTTCAGGTCGGGAATGCCGTACCTCCATATCTCGCCAGACAAATTGCCACTCTTGTATTTGCATCTGTCGGAAATGAGGTTTCAGCACATCAAGTCGGCTTGAGTTCGGCGATATCTCGGGGAGGGGTGGGGTAA
- a CDS encoding SDR family oxidoreductase, translating into MSEDRFSLLIIGGYGTFGGRLARLLGDEPRLRLLVGGRSLEKADDFVADLRTPKDGAEGLGSNNLGAMVQAVSFDRDGDLTEQLTRLRPHLVVDASGPFQSFGKDAYKVVEACIDLGIDYADIADSTGFVAGIGGLDAAAKAQGTFALSGLSSLPALSFAALDAMTPHFSRIDSVAAGIAPSAHVKIGLNVVRAIASYAGRQVPVLRHGQPASGRGLIDAMRVTVAPPGVKPLRSRKFLLVDAPDLKLLPARFAGLQSTFTGVGTEPQPLQRLLSLAARLVRLRLLPSLLPFARLLQRASHAFAIGEHRGGMFVRVGGVDHAGRRLSCGWHLIAEGDDGPFIPVIAVEALVRRLLTGIRPENGARPAAGELQLADFEAAFQRFSITSGISMENEEARQPLYQRILGSAWERLPPAIAALHAGGARVASGRARIERGGGLLARIVAGVIGFPPAGEDVPVTVRFVTDGDKEIWTRDFGGTVFRSWQVGAKGRDRDLLAEVFGPFRVLMALVPDGKKLRLVVRGWRFCGIPLPMFLAPGGNTYEEERDGRFHFHVEIGGRLTGLVVRYTGWLVVE; encoded by the coding sequence ATGAGCGAGGACCGGTTTTCGCTGCTCATCATCGGCGGTTACGGCACGTTTGGCGGGCGGCTTGCCCGGCTGCTTGGCGATGAACCGCGGCTCAGGCTGCTGGTTGGGGGGCGGTCGCTGGAAAAGGCTGACGATTTCGTTGCCGATCTCCGGACGCCGAAAGATGGTGCCGAGGGCCTGGGAAGCAACAATCTCGGCGCGATGGTGCAGGCCGTCAGCTTCGACCGCGACGGCGATCTCACCGAACAGCTGACGCGGCTGAGGCCCCATCTCGTCGTCGATGCCTCGGGGCCGTTCCAGAGCTTCGGCAAGGATGCCTATAAGGTGGTCGAGGCCTGCATCGATCTCGGCATCGATTATGCCGATATCGCCGACAGCACCGGTTTCGTCGCCGGCATCGGTGGGCTCGATGCTGCGGCCAAGGCCCAGGGCACCTTCGCGCTTTCGGGGCTCAGCAGCCTGCCTGCGCTTTCCTTCGCAGCACTCGATGCGATGACGCCGCATTTCTCCCGGATCGACAGTGTCGCGGCGGGCATTGCCCCGTCGGCGCATGTAAAGATCGGGCTCAATGTCGTGAGGGCGATCGCGAGCTATGCCGGCAGACAAGTTCCGGTGCTGCGCCATGGGCAGCCGGCCTCCGGGCGCGGGCTGATCGATGCGATGCGGGTGACGGTGGCGCCGCCGGGGGTTAAGCCGCTGCGCAGCCGGAAATTCCTGCTGGTGGATGCGCCGGATCTCAAGCTGCTGCCGGCGCGCTTTGCCGGCCTGCAATCGACTTTCACCGGGGTCGGCACGGAGCCGCAGCCGCTGCAGCGCCTGCTCAGCCTTGCGGCAAGGCTCGTCCGCCTCCGGCTCTTGCCGTCGCTGCTGCCGTTTGCGCGGCTGCTGCAGCGCGCCAGCCACGCTTTCGCGATCGGCGAACATCGCGGCGGCATGTTCGTCCGTGTGGGCGGTGTCGATCACGCCGGACGGCGGCTTTCCTGCGGCTGGCATTTGATTGCCGAAGGTGATGACGGGCCGTTCATTCCTGTCATCGCAGTGGAGGCGCTGGTGCGCCGGCTGCTGACCGGCATCCGGCCGGAGAATGGGGCGCGACCGGCGGCCGGCGAATTGCAGCTTGCGGATTTCGAAGCGGCCTTCCAGCGGTTTTCGATCACATCCGGCATCAGCATGGAAAACGAGGAGGCACGCCAGCCGCTCTACCAGAGGATCCTCGGCAGCGCCTGGGAGCGGCTGCCGCCCGCCATCGCCGCCCTGCATGCCGGCGGCGCCCGCGTCGCCTCCGGCCGGGCGCGTATCGAGCGCGGCGGCGGGCTGCTGGCGAGGATCGTCGCTGGGGTGATCGGCTTTCCCCCGGCGGGTGAGGATGTGCCTGTCACGGTGCGTTTCGTGACAGATGGCGACAAGGAGATCTGGACGCGCGATTTCGGCGGCACAGTCTTCCGCAGCTGGCAAGTCGGCGCAAAGGGCCGCGACCGGGATCTGCTCGCCGAAGTGTTCGGGCCGTTCCGGGTGCTGATGGCACTGGTGCCGGATGGGAAAAAGCTGCGGCTCGTGGTGCGCGGCTGGCGGTTTTGCGGGATTCCGCTGCCGATGTTTCTGGCGCCTGGCGGGAATACGTATGAGGAGGAGCGCGATGGGCGGTTTCACTTTCATGTGGAGATTGGTGGGCGGCTGACGGGGTTGGTGGTGCGGTATACGGGGTGGTTGGTGGTGGAGTGA